The Rhodanobacter thiooxydans genome window below encodes:
- a CDS encoding TolC family protein — MLFSCLARRRCAWALLIILGGSVTVAAAQTASAPPLTLDAAVRQGVIHTPLLTARNADLDATREESVRAGRLPDPSLTFGVSNFPVTDPGAFSLRSDTMTMRTIGVMQTIPSRAARTAERSLAAAQVDAAEAERTATTQDVRERIADAWIGVWAATQQRTLLDALRDESTLAVQVAKARLRGGTGSAADVLAAQAQALTLANRIEAADAELQAARASLQRWLGDAPTALADAPDFDQLPVAPDQLEQHTDRQAPMQAWQAREQVADAALAQARASKHPDWSVDVTYGRRAPYLSDMVMVQMGVSLPLFTRNRQDRAISAKQAQRDAVESAHEDARRAQRETVARDVAAWQGWGRQIARDRTALLPLARDRSRVALAAYRGGGTLQPWLDARRDEIALRLDYADALAARARAWAALAYLLPESTSSSENLP, encoded by the coding sequence ATGCTATTTTCCTGTTTGGCCCGGCGCCGTTGCGCGTGGGCGCTGCTTATCATCCTGGGCGGATCGGTGACTGTTGCCGCGGCGCAAACCGCCAGTGCGCCACCCCTGACGCTCGACGCCGCCGTGCGGCAGGGCGTGATCCATACGCCACTGCTCACCGCGCGCAACGCCGATCTCGATGCGACGCGCGAGGAGTCCGTGCGCGCGGGCCGCTTGCCCGACCCGTCGCTGACCTTCGGCGTCTCCAATTTTCCGGTCACCGACCCGGGCGCCTTCAGCCTGCGCTCGGACACGATGACCATGCGCACGATCGGCGTGATGCAAACGATCCCCTCGCGTGCAGCACGGACGGCCGAACGGTCGCTCGCGGCCGCGCAGGTCGACGCTGCCGAGGCCGAGCGCACCGCTACAACACAAGATGTGCGTGAGCGCATCGCCGATGCCTGGATCGGCGTATGGGCGGCCACACAACAGCGCACGCTGCTGGATGCCTTGCGTGACGAAAGCACCCTCGCCGTACAGGTCGCCAAAGCGCGGCTGCGCGGCGGCACCGGCAGTGCCGCGGACGTGCTGGCGGCACAGGCCCAGGCGCTGACGCTGGCCAACCGGATCGAGGCGGCCGACGCGGAGTTGCAGGCGGCGCGTGCCTCCTTGCAGCGCTGGCTGGGCGACGCGCCGACGGCGCTGGCGGACGCCCCGGACTTCGACCAGTTGCCGGTCGCGCCGGATCAACTCGAACAGCACACCGATCGGCAGGCGCCAATGCAGGCGTGGCAGGCGCGCGAGCAGGTGGCCGATGCCGCACTGGCGCAGGCGCGCGCCTCGAAGCATCCGGACTGGAGCGTGGACGTGACCTACGGCCGCCGCGCGCCGTATCTGTCGGACATGGTGATGGTGCAGATGGGTGTGAGCCTGCCGCTGTTCACCCGCAACCGGCAAGACCGCGCCATCAGCGCGAAGCAGGCGCAACGCGATGCGGTCGAGTCGGCGCACGAGGATGCCCGCCGTGCGCAACGCGAAACCGTCGCGCGCGACGTCGCCGCCTGGCAGGGCTGGGGGCGGCAGATCGCACGCGATCGCACGGCGCTGCTGCCGCTGGCCCGCGATCGCAGCCGGGTGGCGCTGGCCGCCTACCGCGGCGGCGGCACGCTGCAACCGTGGCTCGATGCGCGCCGCGACGAGATCGCGCTGCGCCTCGACTACGCCGATGCGCTGGCAGCTCGCGCCCGCGCCTGGGCCGCCTTGGCCTACCTGTTGCCCGAATCCACTTCGTCTTCGGAGAACCTGCCATGA
- a CDS encoding DUF6531 domain-containing protein produces METRTCGSTGSISKRYYQLRWTANLTCPAGFTPATGPSSAQWPRVCNGGSVLLRKQSLENVTSCPHTDHPCAPATGEKLLTEVDFTWRGHPFTRMYASGHETPAQSGLGPTWSHAWTLRLTPPTSVSPSSLGELRTARNDVVQFKYIAGSTSVMAAVGARDQVLQRETDGGWLLTTNAGDAIRFDSTGALRSMGPADDPSQQLTFDVAGAQILAAHDATGRSLTFVYDQGMLAGVRDDAGVELATYTYDAAKRLTAVTFPDGKSRQYAYGEVDHLCVGASSSCSSSFFQTHLTGVTDAAGRRVLDASYDESGRVVASIQPGASTTTLTYGAVAQTEVTQSGEGRVAWTFSNDLMRRPLARKVYDGATLVSSETWTYASDSSYTLYTNPDGVVTRTTYDARGLELTRVEAESKNGNTSLPDKRTTVTTWSTGTTPRPATVTVQDAAGTAVLRSEVTYNGRGQPVAITVTDPRTARSREETRVYCESGDVGSGGCAVVGQLLGTEAPGGGVTSYAYRTAPAPGCAATSCDYRAGDLHQMTDAVGHTQSIDRYDAAGRPIALTDANGVQTTLSYDARGRMRATNVGGRATAFTYDAGGFLASVTDADGVVLHTTHDALGRLTDVRDGLGNTIHYTLDAAGGRVKEEVHDSSGTLSRSLSRVFDALGHVKELRDALGRTVQSYGYDASGRPTSAVDGRGVSHRWSYDPLGRLVSSVDDVGGTDAGTANATTSMAYDALNQLVGVSDPDGLPTIYDRDGLGNLTGQHSPDTAESGFTYDDAGNPLTATDARGITTTRTFDALGRVLTESYPNAAENAVYTYDEPDTITGCAASLPIGRLTRVVEASGVSTVYCYDGQGQVTRKTQTIAGKASVIGYAYTPAGRLASITYPSGARVAYTHDAAGQVAAATLHPPGGGNAQPIATNVHYAPFGPVASYTLGNGQTVARTFDANGEIAAVTSAAVDLQFTRDVLGNITALSGAETRKPTATTPCSG; encoded by the coding sequence TTGGAGACTCGCACGTGCGGCTCGACCGGCTCGATCTCGAAGCGCTACTACCAGCTGCGCTGGACCGCGAACCTGACGTGCCCCGCCGGATTCACGCCAGCCACCGGCCCCAGCAGTGCGCAATGGCCCCGTGTATGCAATGGCGGCAGCGTGCTGCTACGCAAGCAGTCCCTCGAAAACGTTACGTCGTGCCCGCACACGGACCACCCCTGCGCGCCGGCAACCGGCGAGAAGCTCCTGACTGAGGTGGACTTCACTTGGCGTGGCCACCCCTTCACGCGGATGTACGCGTCGGGCCACGAGACGCCGGCACAGAGCGGCCTCGGCCCGACGTGGTCGCACGCCTGGACGCTGCGGCTGACCCCGCCGACCTCGGTGAGCCCGTCCTCGCTCGGGGAGCTGCGCACCGCGCGGAACGACGTGGTGCAGTTCAAATACATCGCGGGCAGCACGTCGGTCATGGCCGCCGTTGGAGCGCGCGACCAGGTGCTTCAGCGCGAAACCGACGGTGGGTGGCTGCTCACTACGAACGCCGGCGATGCCATCCGCTTCGACAGCACCGGCGCGCTGCGCAGCATGGGGCCGGCCGACGATCCCTCCCAGCAGCTGACCTTCGACGTCGCTGGCGCCCAGATCCTCGCCGCCCACGACGCCACCGGCCGCTCCCTCACCTTCGTTTACGACCAGGGCATGCTCGCCGGCGTGCGCGACGATGCCGGGGTCGAGCTGGCCACCTACACCTACGACGCCGCGAAGCGCCTCACGGCGGTTACGTTCCCTGACGGGAAGAGTCGCCAGTACGCCTACGGCGAGGTCGACCACCTGTGCGTGGGGGCGTCCTCCAGCTGCTCTTCTTCCTTCTTTCAGACCCACCTGACCGGTGTGACCGACGCAGCCGGCCGGCGCGTCCTGGACGCGTCCTACGACGAGTCCGGTCGGGTGGTCGCCAGCATCCAGCCGGGCGCCAGCACCACGACGCTCACCTATGGCGCGGTGGCTCAGACCGAGGTCACCCAGTCCGGCGAGGGACGCGTCGCGTGGACGTTCTCCAACGACCTGATGCGCCGCCCACTCGCGCGCAAGGTCTACGACGGGGCGACGCTCGTCAGCTCGGAGACCTGGACCTATGCGAGCGACAGCTCCTACACGCTCTACACGAATCCCGATGGCGTGGTGACGCGCACCACCTACGACGCGCGTGGCCTCGAGCTGACGCGCGTTGAGGCCGAGAGCAAGAACGGCAACACATCCCTGCCGGACAAGCGCACCACCGTGACGACCTGGAGCACCGGCACGACCCCCCGTCCGGCGACCGTGACCGTTCAGGACGCCGCCGGCACCGCCGTGCTTCGCTCCGAGGTCACCTACAACGGGCGCGGCCAGCCGGTGGCGATCACCGTCACCGATCCGCGTACCGCTCGCAGCCGCGAAGAGACGCGGGTCTACTGCGAATCGGGCGATGTGGGAAGCGGAGGCTGCGCCGTGGTCGGCCAGCTGCTGGGCACCGAGGCGCCCGGCGGCGGAGTCACCAGCTACGCCTACCGTACGGCGCCGGCGCCGGGCTGTGCGGCCACCAGCTGCGACTACCGCGCCGGTGACCTGCACCAGATGACCGATGCCGTGGGACACACCCAGTCGATCGACCGCTACGACGCGGCCGGCCGTCCAATCGCGCTGACCGACGCCAACGGCGTCCAGACAACGCTGAGCTACGACGCGCGCGGGCGCATGCGGGCCACGAACGTTGGCGGCCGCGCCACGGCGTTCACCTACGACGCCGGCGGGTTCCTGGCCAGCGTGACAGATGCCGACGGCGTGGTGCTGCACACCACCCACGACGCGCTGGGCCGGCTCACCGACGTGCGCGATGGGCTGGGCAACACGATCCACTACACACTCGACGCGGCCGGCGGCCGGGTGAAGGAGGAGGTGCACGACAGCAGCGGCACGCTGAGCCGGAGCCTCTCCCGCGTGTTCGACGCGCTGGGACACGTCAAGGAGCTGCGCGACGCTCTGGGCCGCACGGTGCAGAGCTACGGCTACGACGCCTCGGGCCGGCCGACCTCGGCGGTCGACGGCCGCGGCGTGTCGCATCGCTGGAGCTACGATCCGCTGGGCCGTCTGGTGTCGTCCGTGGACGACGTGGGCGGCACCGACGCCGGCACTGCCAACGCGACCACCAGCATGGCCTACGACGCGCTGAACCAGCTCGTCGGCGTGAGCGACCCGGACGGCCTGCCGACCATCTATGACCGCGACGGCCTGGGCAACCTCACCGGCCAGCACAGCCCCGACACCGCGGAATCGGGATTCACCTACGACGATGCGGGCAACCCGCTGACGGCCACCGACGCACGCGGAATCACCACGACCCGCACGTTCGACGCGCTGGGCCGCGTGCTGACCGAGAGCTACCCGAACGCCGCGGAGAACGCCGTCTACACCTACGACGAACCGGACACGATCACCGGGTGCGCCGCGTCATTGCCGATCGGGCGCCTGACGCGCGTGGTCGAGGCGAGCGGGGTGTCCACGGTCTACTGCTACGACGGGCAGGGCCAGGTCACGCGCAAGACGCAGACCATCGCCGGCAAAGCCAGCGTCATCGGCTATGCCTACACCCCGGCCGGACGCCTCGCCTCGATCACCTACCCGAGCGGCGCGCGCGTGGCATACACGCACGACGCGGCGGGGCAGGTGGCCGCGGCGACGTTGCACCCGCCCGGCGGCGGCAATGCGCAGCCGATCGCGACCAACGTCCACTACGCACCCTTCGGGCCGGTGGCCAGCTACACGCTCGGCAATGGCCAGACCGTCGCCCGCACCTTCGATGCGAACGGCGAAATCGCCGCGGTGACCAGCGCCGCGGTGGATCTCCAGTTCACCCGCGACGTGCTGGGCAACATCACGGCGCTGTCCGGCGCGGAAACTCGGAAACCTACAGCTACGACGCCCTGCAGCGGCTGA
- a CDS encoding DNA-binding protein, which yields MSRVSDTRQRTREAAAALVADGRRPHELTVDLIYATIQQGSRTTINDELKLWKDERAKADALGADLPPAIADAMRALWVAAVEQGEHAFNEHRQALESDLEAQKRAYDAVVVERDAAQASVHQLQHEVSQLREQSIEIQQQLAREIEAKRDALARVQSLQHEVATVRADMAQQLDTARQVHDRLTTDFQATIAARDAAFQAERDKANERMEAAQARMLQETDAAREGQRHAEQQLAKLRQRSEDQQANLTELRLDMAHLRRELTEGEARLAAMATITGERDQLALALADARGQVSGLTAALQSAEARAVAAENQMTVAHKRRPSKQK from the coding sequence ATGAGCCGTGTCAGTGACACCCGCCAACGTACCCGCGAAGCCGCCGCTGCCCTGGTCGCAGACGGCAGACGCCCCCACGAGCTCACTGTCGACCTGATCTATGCCACCATCCAGCAAGGCAGCCGGACCACCATCAACGATGAGTTGAAATTGTGGAAGGATGAGCGCGCCAAGGCCGACGCCCTCGGCGCCGATCTACCGCCGGCGATCGCCGATGCCATGCGCGCACTCTGGGTGGCAGCCGTGGAACAGGGGGAGCATGCCTTCAACGAGCACCGCCAAGCGCTGGAATCCGATCTGGAAGCACAGAAGCGTGCGTACGATGCCGTTGTCGTCGAACGAGATGCGGCGCAGGCCTCGGTTCACCAACTGCAGCACGAGGTCAGTCAACTTCGCGAACAGAGCATTGAGATCCAGCAGCAGCTCGCCCGAGAAATCGAGGCCAAGCGTGACGCCCTTGCCCGGGTTCAGTCATTGCAGCACGAGGTGGCGACCGTTCGCGCCGACATGGCCCAGCAACTGGACACCGCGCGGCAGGTTCACGACCGGTTGACCACCGACTTCCAGGCAACGATAGCCGCCCGCGATGCCGCCTTTCAGGCGGAGCGGGACAAGGCCAACGAACGCATGGAGGCTGCCCAGGCGCGCATGCTGCAGGAAACCGATGCCGCGCGTGAAGGACAGCGGCACGCCGAGCAGCAATTGGCCAAACTGCGGCAACGCAGTGAAGACCAGCAGGCCAATCTCACCGAATTGCGCCTGGACATGGCGCATCTTCGTCGGGAATTGACGGAGGGCGAAGCGCGCTTAGCAGCGATGGCCACCATCACGGGAGAGCGCGACCAGCTTGCCTTGGCGCTGGCTGACGCACGGGGACAGGTCAGTGGCTTGACGGCTGCACTTCAATCAGCGGAAGCCCGCGCAGTGGCCGCAGAGAACCAGATGACCGTGGCTCACAAACGCCGTCCATCCAAGCAAAAATGA
- a CDS encoding copper resistance protein B, whose product MTINRCIRPLRAHRSLLLAALLLALPLVATAQSAPAFSSTSPMDMSSMSGMNHGSMPGMTMPAPASSTLKPATKAPAKKAKKKLRAAQPTPASHTMQDMKGMDHGAMQGMPMPAKPASSAAPTGDMSGMDHASMPGMSPEGMKGMDHAGMVGMDHGAMPPKAQGGMAGMGAMPGMTMGPMQGGSPPPNARSPDYSDGVGYGPMLGMHMLDDASQGMLLIDQLEVFHGRDANGQVWEAEGWYGNDENKLWIRTEGERSRGKLDDGDLEAFWNHAIATYWSTQLGARQDIGAGPKRTWAAFGVQGLAPYWFELEATGYVGTNGRTAARLRAEYELLFTQRLILQPEAEVNLYGKDDPQRRIGSGVSDVQFGLRLRYEFHRQFAPYIGVNWVRRIGTTADYARQDHQPVLDRQIVAGVRIWF is encoded by the coding sequence ATGACGATCAACCGTTGCATCCGCCCATTGCGTGCACATCGGTCACTGTTACTGGCCGCTCTCCTGCTGGCGTTGCCATTGGTGGCCACCGCGCAGAGCGCACCAGCGTTCAGCAGCACGTCGCCGATGGATATGAGTTCCATGTCAGGCATGAATCACGGCAGCATGCCCGGCATGACCATGCCGGCTCCCGCGAGCAGCACGCTGAAACCCGCGACGAAAGCGCCCGCCAAGAAAGCCAAGAAGAAACTCCGCGCTGCACAGCCAACTCCAGCCTCCCACACCATGCAAGACATGAAGGGTATGGATCACGGTGCGATGCAGGGCATGCCGATGCCCGCCAAGCCGGCTTCGTCGGCGGCACCCACCGGTGACATGTCGGGTATGGATCACGCCTCGATGCCCGGCATGAGTCCGGAGGGCATGAAGGGGATGGACCACGCTGGCATGGTCGGCATGGATCACGGCGCGATGCCCCCAAAGGCACAGGGTGGCATGGCCGGTATGGGCGCGATGCCCGGCATGACGATGGGCCCGATGCAAGGCGGCAGTCCACCACCGAACGCGCGCAGCCCGGACTATTCCGACGGCGTCGGCTACGGCCCCATGCTGGGTATGCACATGCTCGACGACGCATCGCAAGGCATGCTGCTGATCGACCAACTGGAAGTGTTCCACGGCCGTGACGCGAACGGCCAGGTCTGGGAGGCCGAAGGCTGGTACGGTAACGACGAGAACAAGCTGTGGATCCGCACGGAAGGCGAACGCAGTCGCGGCAAGCTCGACGATGGTGATCTGGAAGCGTTCTGGAACCACGCCATCGCTACCTACTGGAGCACCCAACTGGGTGCTCGCCAAGACATAGGCGCAGGTCCGAAGCGGACGTGGGCCGCGTTCGGCGTGCAAGGCCTGGCGCCGTACTGGTTCGAGCTGGAAGCGACCGGCTACGTCGGCACCAACGGCCGCACGGCCGCGCGCCTACGGGCCGAATACGAGCTGCTATTCACCCAGCGATTGATCCTGCAGCCCGAGGCCGAGGTCAATCTGTACGGCAAGGACGATCCGCAACGACGCATCGGCAGTGGCGTATCCGACGTGCAGTTCGGCCTGCGCCTGCGCTACGAGTTCCATCGTCAATTCGCGCCGTACATTGGCGTGAACTGGGTTCGCCGCATCGGCACCACGGCCGACTATGCGCGGCAGGATCATCAACCCGTACTCGACCGGCAGATCGTGGCCGGCGTCCGCATCTGGTTCTGA
- a CDS encoding copper resistance system multicopper oxidase has protein sequence MKILPPSAMDWSRRRFVQGVAFGGTVAALGLLRPSKAWALNTAGQPAILSGTDFALDIAETPVNYTGRPRLATTVNGSVPGPTLRWKEGTTVTLRVTNRLRVPTSIHWHGIILPFQEDGVPGISFPGIAPGETFTYRFPVRQSGTYWYHSHSGFQEQTGLYGSLVIDPAGSERHPTARDYVVMLNDWTDQNPEHILATLKRQSDYYNFAQPTAPEFFRDVREQGLRQALAERKMWNQMRMNSTDLSDVSGYTYTYLMNGAAPAGNWTGLFKPGEKVRLRFINGSSMTIFDVRIPGLKLTVISADGQDVAPVPVDEFRISVAETYDVIVEPQEDRAFTIFAQSIDRTGYACGTLAPRPGMQAVVPAMDPRMPVSMVDMMGAMAQGGGHGGMSGMAGMAGMQDMPGMDMSGMATAAAPVVHHARTEYHNPGVDMHVDMPRTNLDDPGTGLRDNGRRVLTYADLHTIGGSIDPREPSREIELHLTGNMERYMWSFDGVKFSDAKPVHFRSGERLRLVLVNDTMMNHPIHLHGMWSELENPDGQFQVRKHTINVQPAQRIAYGVSADNLGRWAYHCHMLYHMEAGMFREVVVS, from the coding sequence ATGAAAATCCTTCCCCCGTCCGCGATGGACTGGTCGCGGCGTCGTTTCGTCCAGGGTGTCGCCTTCGGCGGCACCGTCGCTGCCCTCGGTCTGCTGCGCCCGTCAAAAGCCTGGGCGCTGAACACTGCGGGGCAACCTGCCATCCTCAGCGGCACCGACTTTGCGCTCGACATCGCCGAAACGCCGGTGAACTACACCGGGCGCCCGCGCTTGGCCACCACCGTCAATGGCAGCGTCCCTGGGCCAACCCTGCGCTGGAAGGAAGGCACCACGGTCACGCTGCGCGTCACCAATCGTTTGCGCGTGCCCACGTCGATCCACTGGCACGGCATCATCTTGCCGTTCCAGGAGGATGGCGTGCCGGGCATCAGCTTCCCCGGCATCGCGCCGGGCGAAACCTTCACCTACCGTTTCCCGGTGCGCCAGAGCGGCACCTACTGGTACCACTCGCACTCGGGATTCCAGGAACAGACCGGACTGTACGGCTCGCTGGTGATCGATCCGGCCGGGTCGGAGCGACACCCCACCGCGCGCGATTACGTGGTGATGCTCAACGACTGGACGGATCAGAACCCCGAGCACATCCTCGCCACGCTGAAACGCCAGAGCGATTACTACAACTTCGCGCAACCCACCGCGCCCGAGTTCTTCCGCGACGTGCGTGAACAGGGTCTGCGACAGGCGCTGGCCGAACGCAAGATGTGGAATCAGATGCGCATGAACTCCACCGATCTCAGCGACGTCTCAGGCTACACCTATACCTACCTGATGAACGGCGCCGCCCCGGCCGGCAACTGGACCGGTCTGTTCAAGCCCGGCGAGAAGGTCCGGCTGCGCTTCATCAACGGTTCGTCGATGACGATCTTCGACGTGCGCATTCCGGGCCTGAAGCTGACGGTGATCTCCGCCGACGGCCAAGATGTGGCACCGGTGCCGGTCGACGAGTTCCGCATTTCGGTGGCCGAAACCTACGACGTGATCGTCGAGCCGCAGGAAGACCGGGCGTTCACGATCTTCGCCCAGTCCATCGACCGCACCGGTTACGCGTGCGGCACGCTGGCGCCAAGGCCCGGCATGCAGGCGGTGGTGCCGGCGATGGATCCGCGCATGCCTGTGAGCATGGTGGACATGATGGGGGCGATGGCCCAGGGCGGCGGACACGGCGGCATGTCCGGGATGGCGGGCATGGCCGGGATGCAGGATATGCCCGGCATGGACATGAGCGGCATGGCAACAGCTGCCGCACCGGTGGTGCATCACGCCCGCACCGAATACCACAACCCGGGCGTCGACATGCACGTGGACATGCCACGCACCAACCTCGATGACCCGGGTACCGGCCTGCGCGACAACGGCCGACGCGTGCTCACCTATGCCGACCTGCACACGATTGGCGGCTCCATCGACCCGCGCGAACCGAGCCGCGAGATCGAGCTGCACCTCACCGGCAACATGGAGCGCTACATGTGGTCGTTCGACGGCGTGAAGTTCTCCGACGCCAAGCCGGTCCATTTCCGCAGCGGCGAGCGGCTACGCCTGGTGCTGGTCAACGACACCATGATGAACCACCCGATCCACTTGCACGGTATGTGGAGCGAGCTGGAGAACCCGGACGGGCAGTTCCAGGTGCGCAAGCACACCATCAACGTGCAGCCAGCTCAGCGCATCGCCTACGGCGTGAGCGCGGACAACCTGGGCCGCTGGGCCTACCACTGCCACATGCTGTATCACATGGAAGCGGGCATGTTCCGTGAGGTGGTGGTGTCATGA
- a CDS encoding DNA-binding protein, which produces MSRVSDTRQRTREAAAQLVVGGKRPHEITVDQIYTAIQQGSRTTINDELKLWKDERTKADALGADLPAAVADAMRTLWVSAVEQGEAVFAEQRGALETALAEAEQQRNAALQTRADAMEMATALTEQCETLRHEVAAQQARVETEMGAKNQALQDGQALQQRFITLQTETAEQIERIRQAQTEQAEEFQAAIASRDAAFQIERDKANERLEIAQARMLQEIDAAREGQRRAENQLTKARERLEQQQASLAELRLDAGRHRRELAERDIRLEALATTVAERDRMVIELAAVRGQLEGMGTAVQSLEARAKAAEARLTQTPAPPRKRRQH; this is translated from the coding sequence ATGAGCCGTGTCAGTGATACCCGCCAACGTACCCGCGAAGCCGCTGCCCAGCTCGTTGTCGGCGGCAAACGACCCCACGAAATCACGGTCGACCAGATCTATACGGCCATCCAGCAGGGCAGCCGCACGACGATCAATGACGAGTTGAAGCTGTGGAAGGACGAACGTACAAAAGCGGACGCCCTCGGCGCCGATCTCCCGGCCGCTGTGGCCGATGCGATGCGCACCCTGTGGGTGTCCGCTGTCGAGCAGGGCGAAGCGGTATTTGCCGAACAGCGGGGCGCCTTGGAGACCGCTTTGGCGGAGGCCGAGCAGCAGCGGAATGCAGCCCTGCAAACGCGCGCCGATGCCATGGAGATGGCGACAGCACTGACCGAACAGTGCGAAACACTTCGACATGAAGTTGCCGCGCAGCAAGCGCGCGTGGAGACCGAGATGGGTGCGAAGAACCAAGCTCTGCAGGATGGGCAGGCGCTGCAACAAAGGTTCATCACCTTGCAGACCGAGACGGCTGAACAGATCGAACGTATCCGTCAAGCTCAAACCGAACAGGCCGAGGAATTCCAAGCCGCGATCGCGAGCCGAGATGCGGCTTTCCAGATCGAACGCGATAAAGCGAATGAGCGACTGGAGATCGCGCAAGCACGCATGCTGCAGGAGATCGACGCCGCACGCGAAGGCCAGCGGCGCGCGGAAAACCAGCTGACCAAAGCGCGAGAGCGACTGGAACAGCAGCAGGCCAGCTTGGCGGAGCTACGCTTGGATGCAGGGCGCCATCGTCGCGAGTTGGCTGAGCGTGATATCCGCCTTGAAGCACTGGCCACTACTGTCGCAGAGCGGGATCGGATGGTCATCGAGTTGGCCGCAGTTCGCGGGCAATTGGAAGGGATGGGCACGGCGGTGCAGTCGCTCGAAGCCCGGGCGAAAGCCGCAGAAGCTCGGTTAACTCAGACACCCGCACCGCCTCGAAAACGCCGGCAACATTAG
- a CDS encoding tyrosine-type recombinase/integrase gives MTEPLLSLMTWPLTLPPALSGGNGSNRAPASVARQIAANDDVAAIGLWLAEYHDSPHTFRSYRKEAERLLLWATQVRGKPVSSLTREDVIAYEAFLAQPPATWCDAGLARRGEHRRLFVGPLAERSRRQALGILAGLFNYLVRAGYLAGSPFVLQRRRARRGTRRTIERYLDRALWEEVLRVVDDWPQDTARERQRHERARWVLRFLYETALRAAEAAAAGEGDFQHLRGRWWLHTVGKGGVEGTIPLGDGLMDDFARYRRFHGLPALPSGDGNIPAILGIAGRPSPLTPTAVYQVVKDTFRRVAETLQRQDEVKATRVRRASTHWLRHTAATHQAEDGTPIHHIQQNLRHSSIGTTSIYVHAEEDARHASTTKPRIATSVPHGDVP, from the coding sequence ATGACTGAGCCCTTGTTGAGCCTTATGACGTGGCCCCTCACCTTGCCGCCCGCCCTGTCGGGAGGTAACGGAAGCAACCGAGCCCCGGCCAGCGTGGCGCGGCAGATCGCCGCCAACGACGACGTGGCCGCCATCGGCCTGTGGCTGGCGGAATATCACGACTCGCCGCATACCTTCCGCAGCTACCGCAAAGAGGCCGAGCGGCTGCTGCTCTGGGCCACGCAAGTGCGTGGCAAACCGGTGTCCAGTCTCACCCGCGAGGATGTGATCGCGTATGAGGCGTTTCTCGCCCAGCCACCGGCGACCTGGTGCGATGCCGGTCTCGCCCGCCGGGGTGAGCATCGACGACTGTTCGTCGGGCCGTTGGCCGAGCGCAGTCGCCGCCAGGCGCTGGGCATCCTCGCCGGACTGTTCAACTACCTCGTGCGCGCCGGCTATCTCGCCGGCAGCCCGTTTGTGCTGCAGCGACGACGGGCGCGCCGCGGCACCCGACGCACGATCGAACGCTATCTGGACCGTGCTCTCTGGGAAGAGGTGCTGCGCGTCGTCGACGATTGGCCCCAGGACACAGCGCGGGAACGGCAACGCCACGAACGCGCTCGCTGGGTGCTTCGTTTTCTCTATGAGACTGCGCTGCGGGCTGCCGAAGCGGCGGCCGCCGGCGAAGGTGATTTCCAACATCTTCGGGGACGGTGGTGGCTGCATACCGTGGGGAAAGGTGGCGTCGAAGGCACCATTCCCCTGGGCGATGGCCTCATGGACGACTTCGCACGCTATCGGCGCTTCCACGGACTGCCCGCGTTGCCTTCGGGCGACGGCAACATCCCGGCCATTCTGGGCATCGCCGGACGTCCGTCCCCGCTGACGCCCACGGCGGTCTATCAGGTCGTCAAGGACACCTTCCGACGCGTGGCCGAGACACTGCAGCGGCAGGATGAGGTCAAGGCCACACGAGTGCGCCGCGCATCGACGCATTGGTTGCGGCATACGGCCGCCACGCACCAGGCCGAGGACGGCACACCCATCCATCACATTCAGCAGAACCTCCGCCACAGTTCCATTGGCACGACGTCGATCTACGTTCATGCGGAAGAAGATGCGCGCCATGCCAGTACCACCAAACCACGCATCGCGACCTCGGTGCCTCACGGAGATGTGCCATGA